CTTGAGGAACTTCGTGCGGTGACCGATGAGGAGTGTTCGATTACCCGTAAGCTTTCCCTGGGCAGTACCGCCCCTGCTGAAGTTCACCGGTCGATCGTTAAGACCCGCTTGGCTTTACAGGAAGATAACCAACGGATCGCCCGCTTTCGGGAACGCTGGCAGGAGAGCCGGGAACGGGTGGGTACAACGGTCGGTTAATGGATAAAAAGTAAATTGCTGAAAAGACTCATCTTTTCTGATTGTCGTCCTTTCTCCCCCCTTCATATCCGTTTATCATTTTGACAGGAGAGTGAAATTATGGATTTACAGACGCGAGATATCCTGAAAATGGCTGAGGAGCAGAATATAAAGTTCGTCCGGTTGCAGTTTGTCGATGTCCTGGGGCTACCCAAGAATGTGGAGGTCCCGGTGACCCGTCTGCCGGTTGTTTTGGAAGAAGGGATCAATTTCGATGGTTCCTCGATCCAGGGATTTGTGCGGATTGAAGAGTCGGATATGAAGCTGGTACCGGACCTGACCACTTTTATGGTCTGCCCCTGGGAAGAGCAGGAACAGGTCGCCAGAATTATTTGTGATGTTTGCCGGTCAGACGGTACGGTATTTGAGGGGTGTCCCCGGACGAATCTCAAGAGAGTTCTGAAGGAGATCGAAGTCGATGGATTCCAGTTCAGCATCGGCACCGAAGCGGAATTTTTTATTTTCCGTCGAAACGAGAGTGGGCAACCGTATACCCTGGACCGGGGCGGGTATTTTGATCTACTTCCCTTCGATCAGGAAGAGAGGCTCCGCCGAGATATGGTGATCGCTCTGGATGAACTGGGTTTCAACATCGAAGCGGCCCACCACGAGGTCGGACCGGGACAGCACGAGATCGATTTTGAATATGGAAACGCCCTGAAAATTGCCGATAACCTGATCACCTTGAAGCTCGCGGTGAAAACTCTTGCTCTGCAGAACGGCTATGTGGCGACATTTATGCCCAAACCGATGTTCGGGAAACCGGGGTCGGGTATGCATACTCACCTGTCCTTATGCCGGGACGGAAACAATGCCTTTTTCGATCCGGAAAGCCCCGACGGCCTAAGCCGGGTGGCCCGAGGCTTCATCGCCGGACTCCTGCAACACGCTCCGGCCTTCACCGCAA
This Atribacteraceae bacterium DNA region includes the following protein-coding sequences:
- the glnA gene encoding type I glutamate--ammonia ligase is translated as MDLQTRDILKMAEEQNIKFVRLQFVDVLGLPKNVEVPVTRLPVVLEEGINFDGSSIQGFVRIEESDMKLVPDLTTFMVCPWEEQEQVARIICDVCRSDGTVFEGCPRTNLKRVLKEIEVDGFQFSIGTEAEFFIFRRNESGQPYTLDRGGYFDLLPFDQEERLRRDMVIALDELGFNIEAAHHEVGPGQHEIDFEYGNALKIADNLITLKLAVKTLALQNGYVATFMPKPMFGKPGSGMHTHLSLCRDGNNAFFDPESPDGLSRVARGFIAGLLQHAPAFTAITNPLVNSYKRLVPGYEAPVYVAWAERNRSPLVRVPPSRGKGTRAELRSPDPSCNPYLAFAVILRSGMDGVVTSLDPGKPCNNVNLYEISSEELAEWGIRNLPRNLGEALDAFARDKIVRESLTPHIVDYFLTAKRSEWEEFQTMVHPWETDRYLEVF